In the genome of Streptacidiphilus rugosus AM-16, one region contains:
- a CDS encoding metallophosphoesterase family protein, which translates to MDDTPGAPVRHGPAAWEGPPRRHGPVARVAVLSDVHANVTALESVLAEPDVRAADLLVFCGDITWGPEPERTHALIAALGDRALAVRGNGDRFAAEIAAGVREPGSPRERWIPARHSAAATRFVAGLPFSLLVEIETLGPVLFCHGSPRSDNELVTPATPADRFAALAASAPAGARTIVTGHTHLQFDRAVAGLRSVNPGSVGLPFHRGMPGTAYWALLGPDVSLRSTRYDVSAALARTRATGDPAADRIAELLLRPPSPEEIITDAESRVFAD; encoded by the coding sequence ATGGACGACACACCTGGCGCACCCGTCCGACACGGCCCTGCGGCGTGGGAGGGACCGCCCAGACGCCACGGCCCGGTGGCCAGGGTCGCCGTGCTGTCCGACGTCCATGCCAATGTCACCGCCCTGGAGTCCGTGCTCGCCGAGCCGGACGTCCGCGCGGCCGACCTCCTCGTCTTCTGCGGCGACATCACCTGGGGCCCGGAGCCGGAGCGCACGCACGCGCTGATCGCCGCGCTGGGCGACCGCGCCCTCGCGGTACGCGGCAACGGGGACCGTTTCGCCGCCGAGATCGCCGCGGGCGTCCGCGAGCCGGGCAGCCCGCGTGAGCGCTGGATCCCGGCGCGGCATTCCGCCGCCGCGACGCGGTTCGTCGCCGGGCTGCCGTTCAGCCTGCTGGTGGAGATCGAGACCCTGGGACCGGTCCTGTTCTGCCACGGTTCGCCGCGCAGCGACAACGAGTTGGTCACCCCGGCCACCCCGGCCGACCGCTTCGCCGCCCTCGCCGCGTCGGCACCTGCGGGCGCGCGGACGATCGTGACCGGGCACACGCACCTGCAGTTCGACCGGGCCGTGGCGGGCCTGCGCAGCGTGAATCCCGGCAGCGTCGGCCTGCCCTTCCACCGCGGGATGCCGGGAACGGCGTACTGGGCGCTGCTCGGTCCGGACGTTTCCCTCCGGTCCACCCGTTACGACGTCTCCGCCGCTCTGGCCCGCACCCGCGCCACCGGCGACCCGGCCGCCGACCGCATCGCGGAGCTGCTGCTCCGACCGCCGAGCCCCGAAGAGATCATCACGGACGCCGAGTCCCGCGTCTTCGCCGACTGA